DNA from Cydia pomonella isolate Wapato2018A chromosome 14, ilCydPomo1, whole genome shotgun sequence:
TGCGGATTAACTTGTTAGGAAATAACATTTTCTAAATGTCGCCTTCGCTGAACTTTTTCCGCATATTCCGAAATACCATACTTACGATATCGCTATGTTGCCAGTTCATAAGGACATATGTAGGTTGTTCACACAGTGCATTCTTAATTGGGatgatgacattttgactaaggtgtagagtttgtgaagtactcagatcatagaaagtactagatggctgacggaggcgtggcgcgtgtcgccgcgacatggccacatcgtggccataccggcccgccataagacagtagcaaattagctgtcattgaacaatgtgcccgtcaattttattgaaatgccgaattatagcgttattttgtgtcgaaataggagtgcatccaaaaactataagttacataccacatgtgagtacatttttttcacgtattagtcaataaaaccacacattttaacaaataaatccagtgacatatgatttttctgagtcagaccatgtcgtcatacaaacgcgtggcaatttgtatatgcattctacattgacgctttggcatggaaaactatttgtagtgtcctaagcaacggcgcaatgcattaaaccgctaacgatattcgcaggggcattattgtttcttggtacgaccgccaaccgctgcCTTCACTGACGCCGCGAaatagagtggtgctcgtgcatataattgatctttgagcgttatcgataaaaatgtttggatatagtgtgtatcAAAGTAATTacttttcaagtaaaatttaacaattattttatatgcacctaatgtttaatttaatacttattaatttggattaaaaatcgaataggtacgccaaaaaataaactgatttaattaagtacaatttatttataacattatagtttatacctataagtatattttatttgaagcgctggtggcctagcggtaagagcgtgcgacttgcaatccagaggtcgcgggttcaaaccccggctcgtaccaatgagtttttcggaacttatgtacgaaatatcatttgatatttaccagtcgcttttcggtgaaggaaaacatcgtgaggaaaccggacgaaTCCCCACAaagcctagttttaccctctgggttggaaggtcagatggcagtcgctttcgtaaaaactagtgcctacgccaaatcttgggattagttgtcaagcggaccctaggctcccatgagccgtggcaatatgccgggacaacgcaaggaagaaggaagtatattttattcaggttcttagcaacgattcgaataactgcactaggtataatcaattttttcagtttcccgaaaaatccgagtattaaagaaaaatggataaATGCTACATGTagaggccctaactggtttccaagcgagaaaagtgttatttgtttggatcattttcatttatataacgatagaatataaatatgtttgaaatatacttagtcgatccaaaagttctatcagaaagatttttactgataattatgattactcttttctcattattcgtacatatgatttaaaagcttattttaatggtgcattatacttacaatataatttactataacttgctttcgcagttcttcataactctatgtaacatgctggaattgctttcaattggtgacgaaatatgctataataaactgaaactatttttttttatgaaacactgatttttactccgtTTTGTGAAGTAGAATCCAGAcgagcgctcgcgtctaacgacaatccaaaagtaaacaatttaaacaaacattacatcaaataatgactaaaatttaaaccaatttgattagtttagcATAAACAAgttttcgcatcatggtacatgtttttttttaaattaaaagctttgtattacattttatcagtaaaaacctttgtgagagaacttatggattaactaatataccttacacgtaccttaaaattcttagctcgcaaataaggtcaaaaatttaaaggaatatacattaaatctatggcaattattacttaaaacaaaaatttcaaaactcttaaggtcatgttcagaatatgtaaaatatcgatagttctatcgaattgtcctcactctagtgccgccgctctaggctcctacaccgcgcggtttggccaatcacagcgcgtgagttggttgtctggccacgcctttaatgatgtagtgggggacagttggagacagcgagactcgttgaaattatgcttcgttataaatctccttacttcttatatctatggtgaagtagggcttgtagagttagaagcttggctctacaagagatctgataactttttgacagtgcgagccttatggtttcgtcttggcaacgtTTTACAAATTCTAGTTAGAAAAGATAGAAAATGTGCAAATTATCACAATGAAAGAcacaaaaaatagtttttgaattttCTTTTACTTTAAAGCATGGGTAGATAGTTGTTCCTCAAACTAACCGGATCGActgatattattaaaaaaaaaaacttctcatCTAGCCTATAGCTCTGGCAGCCTAATAGCATCAAAACAGGAAAGGTCGTGAGTTCAAACCTCATTTGTTCAAAATTCCAATAATTCGTGTCGTTTGTTCCAGAATGCTGTACACATACCTGTCCGTGTGGTGGCTGGTGATCGTGGCGACGCTGTGCGCGCCCGAGCACACGCCGAGCGCCGATCACGAGCCGCACGGCGCTGACGCACATGTGAGTTGTTTTAGGGGTCTTCCATTAGTCCCAGGTCGGTATTGGGAAGCCGTTGGTTAATTAGGGCTATGTGGGATCCTAGGTCTTACTAAGGCCGTTGGGGACTCTTCATTTATATGGAACTTGTTAAAATTAGGTAATTTACTAATatagttttataagtgtcttgtaACTAATAATCTATGAATCTGAAGAAACCGAAAcaaattttttatattgttaatataatttaatagcaTTGTTTACTTTTCTTcgccttaaaaatatatgtatttagagtCGGCCGGACAAGTCCAGCCCTAATTCTTTCCTCTTTAACCCTTATCAAGTAACCTAATtaagcccaatatcaacctccatacattacaacaacGTTCACAATGACACGGTCGCGCACGATATGCGTGAATTTCAAAGggtaaataacttttattcttaaGCTTTAACGGTTTAACTCTTGTATTCTTAGTCACTTGCGCGAcctttcggagagcctaggtctccattTTCAATTACTAGCAGTGCATGAGTAGCGTTCACGATAGCCGTGCGCCGCGTACTGTCGCTCGTTAGGGGCGCGATGAGATAGCCGGAGGGGTCTTGCGCTGTCGTTATAGGCGAGCACAGTGCCGGGTTTCGGACACCCAACTGAATATGTCCACTGCACTGTTACAacactaaaaatacgtgagttaaaccgtaTTAGGTTAACGTTAGTTTGACTCACGAAAGTTTTaatctattaaaaatatctCTGGCCATCCATAATAGGAGTCATCAGAGGAGCACGTAGCGCCGCTGGAGAAGCGCTCGCCCCACTACAACTTCGGGCTCGGCAAGCGCGCCTACAGCTACGTGTCCGAGTACAAGCGCCTGCCCGTCTACAACTTCGGATTAGGAAAAAGGTTAGCACACTGCCAAATCACGGGttaatcccactagttaccaccaagttctTACCAGTGGTAATTACTGGGAATTTTTTACCCACCTTTTACCACCAACCACCAACCTAGTTacctagttaccaccaactgggtttttttccagtagttagcACTGGTAAAAattttggttagcgttcaatactaataaaagcAGTCTAAATAGGGAGTGCCTTAATCGATGATTAATTAAAActcgaattaattataagtagatTAGTTTAATTCTAAGTCGGGAACAAAAATCTCAATAGTTACCACCGAATCAAGTTggtggtaaaaggtggggaaaaaattcccagtagttaccacaggtaacaacttggtggtaactagtgggaataaccccaaATCACGGACACCGCATTAAGAAGCGTTTACACAGAGcacaataaaaaacattaagtaAGTAATGAAGAACATTAAATAAACGAGCATAAGAAAAAAGAATTTAGACGTCAACGACCCTAAAACAACCATATGCGAGTACTTGAATGACGTCGCGGTTATAGATCACTCTGTCGTCAATATTTCGCCATTTTCACCACCTTGACAATAATTATCACCTAATACTGAAGATTTCCTGTGCATTTCTGGATCGAGAAGTATCGATGGTACACAGCGTCAATATTTACGAGTACTTGTTAGACCAGCAATGTGCGGTCATAGCTGAATTATCAATGTCGGGTCTATCTGGGTCTTGCGCGTCTACCAACTTTTTCGTCGCTTCTAACTCTTGCGTTAACTCAGCACAtatgcgtccactgctgaacatatgcctctttcatggatttccatgtttTGCTGTATGCGTACACATACTAcacttacagaaggtcggtaAAGCAGGAGCCAAGCTCTTCCTTTCCGACTGACTGTTCTTGACGGTCCATCCAATGTGTGATGGTCTTTCCCaaccaaaaatgttatataacggGCTTCCTCACATTgaacttatacaatttaaacgATATTTTCGCCAGGTCTCGCCCATACTCCTTCGGGCTGGGCAAGCGCTCCATATCCGAAGAGGACCAGGACGAGGAACTCGCCAACGACATCGAGCAGGCCGCGATGGACAGAGAGCTCTTCGACCAGTACGATGATGCCCCTGGTAACTACTTCGCTCAGTAATAAAACACAtgctaacaatttttttacataggTGACGTTCGGAAGTTTGGATGTCTGAACTGTTGAAACGTCATTGTTTTCGCCGCTGTCAATGGCCAACATTAATTAatgccaaagagcatataatcattacgttttaagagacgggacttccatactagcgagtggactctgtttgtttcgcaaatcattaccaaaatctacgacaaaaaactgtcaaggaaccataataccaacataaccgatttaaatagtgtagtacgctacacgcttgcgattcttatcgatatcgataaaatggggagggttgaaactaggctcctgtctacaaattttgtactcgaaatcaggttagcatcgagcccacatttaagttgtatgttatatgtatagtggatagttctttgagtggactatctggtcgggcttaatgtggacccgaattattttaatacagtttttaagtcgtgtttttttttaaactttattttcaaaatgttctgcacatacatgtttcaataaatgttacttttctatgggaagatgtatcatcagg
Protein-coding regions in this window:
- the LOC133524856 gene encoding allatostatin-A isoform X2, with product MLYTYLSVWWLVIVATLCAPEHTPSADHEPHGADAHESSEEHVAPLEKRSPHYNFGLGKRAYSYVSEYKRLPVYNFGLGKRSRPYSFGLGKRSISEEDQDEELANDIEQAAMDRELFDQYDDAPVYEEKRARPYSFGLGKRFNDELSEEKRKMYDFGLGKRLPLYNFGLGKRARGYDFGLGKRYSSKFNFGLGKRERDMHRFNFGLGKRSADDAYDSVEE